Proteins encoded by one window of Engraulis encrasicolus isolate BLACKSEA-1 chromosome 21, IST_EnEncr_1.0, whole genome shotgun sequence:
- the zgc:158398 gene encoding transmembrane protein 248 isoform X2, which yields MDETTPQQIPTPSPQPESMGKWTPMSNLRSYLEHHPPAVIFYLCMVVMSMTFIGFGFYTQTSRVKNPDVVPDWNQLLGSIASLRFCLPSNGSGSGDVENAAAPKEKSNGQPGDPKIIQRSLLVPLVFTGNPDATNNIFSATLFGHQVGVKGEAGKQLFNMSLISYPQTQTSSSKQDGSSDKRLTCLQLRAPESMLPKSPSPTDCPWRQDVANDRLSVRAVPMDRSKNVPSSFHCLTLEFTPDDELTPFLSQEEKTLVGQHLLMASAALLVICGLLCFTASLPCCRSRRYHGTDLGLQKDM from the exons ATGGACGAAACAACGCCGCAGCAAATACCGACGCCTTCTCCTCAACCAG AGAGCATGGGCAAGTGGACACCCATGAGCAATCTCCGGAGCTACCTGGAGCATCATCCGCCAGCGGTGATCTTCTACCTGTGTATGGTCGTGATGTCCATGACCTTCATCGGTTTTGGGTTCTACACGCAGACCAGTCGTGTAAAGAACCCAGACGTCGTGCCA GACTGGAATCAGCTTCTGGGGTCCATCGCTAGTCTGCGTTTCTGCCTGCCCTCTAATGGGAGTGGAAGTGGTGACGTGGAGAATGCCGCTGCGCCAAAGGAGAAGAGCAATGGACAGCCAGGCGATCCCAAGATTATCCAGCGCTCTCTGCTAGTGCCTTTAGTGTTCACGGGAAACCCGGACGCAACAAACAACATTTTCAGTGCCACGTTGTTTGGACACCAAGTGGGTGTCAAAG GTGAAGCTGGAAAGCAATTGTTCAACATGAGCTTGATCTCCTACCCTCAGACGCAAACGTCTAGTTCCAAACAAGACGGCTCCTCTGATAAACGACTGACCTGCCTTCAACTCAGAGCTCCAGAGTCCATGCTGCCCAAATCACC GAGTCCAACGGATTGCCCATGGCGACAAGATGTGGCCAATGATCGTCTCAGCGTGAGGGCGGTGCCAATGGACAGGAGCAAGAATGTCCCATCGTCATTCCACTGCCTCACCTTAGAGTTCACTCCAGACGATGAGCTGACTCCCTTCCTGTCTCAG GAGGAGAAGACCTTGGTGGGGCAACATTTGCTAATGGCCAGTGCTGCTCTGTTGGTCATCTGTGGTCTGCTCTGCTTCACTGCAAGTCTGCCCTGCTGTAGGTCCAGACGTTACCATGGAACTGATCTTGGTCTACAGAag GATATGTAA
- the zgc:158398 gene encoding transmembrane protein 248 isoform X1 encodes MDETTPQQIPTPSPQPESMGKWTPMSNLRSYLEHHPPAVIFYLCMVVMSMTFIGFGFYTQTSRVKNPDVVPDWNQLLGSIASLRFCLPSNGSGSGDVENAAAPKEKSNGQPGDPKIIQRSLLVPLVFTGNPDATNNIFSATLFGHQVGVKGEAGKQLFNMSLISYPQTQTSSSKQDGSSDKRLTCLQLRAPESMLPKSPSPTDCPWRQDVANDRLSVRAVPMDRSKNVPSSFHCLTLEFTPDDELTPFLSQEEKTLVGQHLLMASAALLVICGLLCFTASLPCCRSRRYHGTDLGLQKEPLLES; translated from the exons ATGGACGAAACAACGCCGCAGCAAATACCGACGCCTTCTCCTCAACCAG AGAGCATGGGCAAGTGGACACCCATGAGCAATCTCCGGAGCTACCTGGAGCATCATCCGCCAGCGGTGATCTTCTACCTGTGTATGGTCGTGATGTCCATGACCTTCATCGGTTTTGGGTTCTACACGCAGACCAGTCGTGTAAAGAACCCAGACGTCGTGCCA GACTGGAATCAGCTTCTGGGGTCCATCGCTAGTCTGCGTTTCTGCCTGCCCTCTAATGGGAGTGGAAGTGGTGACGTGGAGAATGCCGCTGCGCCAAAGGAGAAGAGCAATGGACAGCCAGGCGATCCCAAGATTATCCAGCGCTCTCTGCTAGTGCCTTTAGTGTTCACGGGAAACCCGGACGCAACAAACAACATTTTCAGTGCCACGTTGTTTGGACACCAAGTGGGTGTCAAAG GTGAAGCTGGAAAGCAATTGTTCAACATGAGCTTGATCTCCTACCCTCAGACGCAAACGTCTAGTTCCAAACAAGACGGCTCCTCTGATAAACGACTGACCTGCCTTCAACTCAGAGCTCCAGAGTCCATGCTGCCCAAATCACC GAGTCCAACGGATTGCCCATGGCGACAAGATGTGGCCAATGATCGTCTCAGCGTGAGGGCGGTGCCAATGGACAGGAGCAAGAATGTCCCATCGTCATTCCACTGCCTCACCTTAGAGTTCACTCCAGACGATGAGCTGACTCCCTTCCTGTCTCAG GAGGAGAAGACCTTGGTGGGGCAACATTTGCTAATGGCCAGTGCTGCTCTGTTGGTCATCTGTGGTCTGCTCTGCTTCACTGCAAGTCTGCCCTGCTGTAGGTCCAGACGTTACCATGGAACTGATCTTGGTCTACAGAag GAGCCCCTTCTGGAGTCATGA
- the zgc:158398 gene encoding transmembrane protein 248 isoform X3: MGKWTPMSNLRSYLEHHPPAVIFYLCMVVMSMTFIGFGFYTQTSRVKNPDVVPDWNQLLGSIASLRFCLPSNGSGSGDVENAAAPKEKSNGQPGDPKIIQRSLLVPLVFTGNPDATNNIFSATLFGHQVGVKGEAGKQLFNMSLISYPQTQTSSSKQDGSSDKRLTCLQLRAPESMLPKSPSPTDCPWRQDVANDRLSVRAVPMDRSKNVPSSFHCLTLEFTPDDELTPFLSQEEKTLVGQHLLMASAALLVICGLLCFTASLPCCRSRRYHGTDLGLQKEPLLES; the protein is encoded by the exons ATGGGCAAGTGGACACCCATGAGCAATCTCCGGAGCTACCTGGAGCATCATCCGCCAGCGGTGATCTTCTACCTGTGTATGGTCGTGATGTCCATGACCTTCATCGGTTTTGGGTTCTACACGCAGACCAGTCGTGTAAAGAACCCAGACGTCGTGCCA GACTGGAATCAGCTTCTGGGGTCCATCGCTAGTCTGCGTTTCTGCCTGCCCTCTAATGGGAGTGGAAGTGGTGACGTGGAGAATGCCGCTGCGCCAAAGGAGAAGAGCAATGGACAGCCAGGCGATCCCAAGATTATCCAGCGCTCTCTGCTAGTGCCTTTAGTGTTCACGGGAAACCCGGACGCAACAAACAACATTTTCAGTGCCACGTTGTTTGGACACCAAGTGGGTGTCAAAG GTGAAGCTGGAAAGCAATTGTTCAACATGAGCTTGATCTCCTACCCTCAGACGCAAACGTCTAGTTCCAAACAAGACGGCTCCTCTGATAAACGACTGACCTGCCTTCAACTCAGAGCTCCAGAGTCCATGCTGCCCAAATCACC GAGTCCAACGGATTGCCCATGGCGACAAGATGTGGCCAATGATCGTCTCAGCGTGAGGGCGGTGCCAATGGACAGGAGCAAGAATGTCCCATCGTCATTCCACTGCCTCACCTTAGAGTTCACTCCAGACGATGAGCTGACTCCCTTCCTGTCTCAG GAGGAGAAGACCTTGGTGGGGCAACATTTGCTAATGGCCAGTGCTGCTCTGTTGGTCATCTGTGGTCTGCTCTGCTTCACTGCAAGTCTGCCCTGCTGTAGGTCCAGACGTTACCATGGAACTGATCTTGGTCTACAGAag GAGCCCCTTCTGGAGTCATGA